Proteins encoded by one window of Betaproteobacteria bacterium:
- a CDS encoding NAD(P)-dependent oxidoreductase, whose product MGGVVSSTVFGFVGVGKMGAPMSGRLLNAGHAVVVHDRDDAAVAAMEKSGAQRGGSAAEVASRAETVFLSLPNPDIVREVALGPGGVIEGKSVRKVVDFSTIGPRTAALVAKALAERGIAYVDAPVSGGLAGARNGTLAVMVSCAKSHFDELLPVLSTFGKPFHLGTGAGQAQTMKLANNLLAAAALVVSSEAMVMGVKAGLDPRTMLDVINAGSGRNSATQDKFPRSILPGTFDFGFATGLSYKDVRLCIDEAESLGVPMVVGAAVREMLAVTNAMYGGDSDFTSICRVLESWTGVEVRG is encoded by the coding sequence ATGGGAGGAGTGGTGAGCTCGACAGTCTTCGGATTCGTCGGCGTGGGCAAGATGGGTGCGCCCATGTCCGGCCGTCTCTTGAACGCAGGCCACGCCGTCGTCGTCCACGACCGTGACGACGCAGCAGTGGCCGCAATGGAAAAGTCGGGCGCTCAGCGCGGCGGGTCCGCGGCAGAGGTCGCGAGCCGCGCCGAAACCGTGTTCTTAAGCCTGCCCAATCCGGACATTGTCCGCGAGGTGGCACTGGGCCCCGGCGGTGTCATCGAAGGAAAGTCGGTCCGCAAGGTCGTCGATTTTTCCACCATCGGTCCGCGCACCGCCGCCCTCGTGGCGAAAGCGCTCGCCGAACGCGGCATTGCCTATGTCGATGCGCCGGTGAGCGGCGGACTGGCCGGCGCGCGCAACGGCACGCTGGCCGTGATGGTCTCCTGCGCGAAATCCCACTTCGACGAACTGCTGCCCGTCCTGTCCACCTTCGGCAAGCCGTTCCATCTGGGCACGGGCGCGGGTCAGGCGCAGACAATGAAGCTTGCCAACAATCTGCTGGCGGCGGCGGCTCTGGTCGTGTCTTCGGAAGCCATGGTGATGGGCGTGAAGGCCGGGCTGGATCCGCGCACGATGCTCGATGTGATCAATGCCGGATCGGGCCGCAACAGCGCCACGCAGGACAAGTTCCCTCGCTCCATTCTTCCCGGTACCTTCGACTTCGGATTCGCCACCGGTCTCTCCTACAAGGACGTCCGTCTTTGCATCGACGAGGCAGAGTCCCTGGGTGTGCCGATGGTGGTGGGGGCGGCGGTCCGCGAGATGCTCGCCGTGACCAATGCGATGTACGGCGGCGACTCCGACTTCACTTCGATCTGCCGCGTGCTGGAGTCCTGGACCGGCGTCGAGGTCCGGGGATGA
- a CDS encoding PAS domain S-box protein, translating to MASTPSDDRPAKAAPDILQNTEERFRLLVETVTDYAIFLLDAEGHVLTWNTGAQRIKGYEAHEIVGRHFSQFYPPDVVQRGWPAEELRQAARQGHFEDEGWRLRKDGSRFWANVVITALRDRKGVLQGFAKITRDLTERRAQEEALRRSEERLRLVIEAVVDYAIFMLDANGYVMSWNIGAQHIKGYRAEEIVGRHFSCFYPDDQQRGGWPDHALREAAEKGRFEDEGWRIRKDGSRFWANAVITALRDAEGHLHGYSKITRDLTDRKQAEALLEHGARREELLEAERNARMEAQRAAQMKDEFLATLSHELRTPLNAILGWAQVLTRNQALSPEDLKRGTEAIERNARAQVQLIDELLDLSRIMAGRVRLDVQRLMLATVAEAAVESVEPAAAAKNIRLEKVLDPQAGPVSGDPARLQQVIWNLLSNAIKFTPKGGRVQVLLERVNSHVELTVADTGIGIPAEFLPRVFDRFSQNDASASRSYGGLGLGLAIAKQLVELHGGTLSASSAGENRGATFVIKLPLSIVLPSNPPEERLHPAHHTATEISLLPMLTGVRLLVVDDEPDARDLARRVLEGQGATVLAASSAEEALSTLESQAIDVLLSDIGMPGMDGYQLMRRVRSSDAAYRRIPSVALTAFARSEDRKKAILAGYHSHISKPVDIAELVIVVASLIDRADVT from the coding sequence ATGGCCTCCACTCCGTCCGATGATCGCCCGGCAAAGGCGGCACCGGACATCCTGCAGAACACCGAAGAGCGTTTCCGGCTGCTGGTGGAAACGGTCACGGACTACGCGATCTTCCTGCTGGATGCCGAAGGTCACGTGCTGACGTGGAACACGGGCGCGCAGCGGATCAAGGGATACGAGGCGCACGAGATCGTCGGCCGGCATTTCTCCCAGTTCTACCCTCCGGACGTGGTGCAGCGAGGCTGGCCCGCGGAGGAACTTCGCCAGGCGGCGCGGCAGGGTCACTTCGAGGACGAGGGCTGGAGGCTGCGCAAGGACGGCTCGCGTTTCTGGGCCAACGTGGTCATCACGGCCCTGCGCGACAGAAAAGGTGTGCTGCAGGGCTTCGCCAAGATCACGCGCGATCTCACCGAACGGCGCGCGCAGGAAGAGGCCCTGCGGCGCAGCGAGGAGCGCCTGCGGCTGGTGATCGAGGCCGTCGTCGACTACGCGATCTTCATGCTCGACGCGAACGGCTACGTGATGAGCTGGAACATCGGCGCGCAGCACATCAAGGGGTACCGGGCCGAGGAGATCGTCGGGCGGCATTTCTCGTGTTTCTATCCGGACGATCAGCAGCGGGGCGGTTGGCCCGATCACGCGCTGCGCGAAGCGGCCGAGAAAGGCCGCTTCGAGGATGAAGGCTGGCGCATCCGCAAGGATGGCTCCCGTTTCTGGGCCAACGCCGTGATCACCGCGCTGCGAGATGCAGAAGGCCACCTGCACGGCTACTCGAAGATCACGCGCGATCTCACCGATCGCAAGCAGGCGGAGGCCCTGCTGGAGCACGGCGCCCGGCGGGAGGAACTGCTGGAAGCGGAACGGAACGCCCGGATGGAGGCGCAGCGGGCCGCGCAGATGAAGGACGAGTTCCTGGCGACGCTTTCGCACGAACTTCGCACACCGCTCAATGCCATTCTGGGGTGGGCACAGGTGCTCACGCGCAACCAGGCGTTGAGCCCGGAGGATCTCAAGCGCGGTACCGAAGCGATCGAGCGCAACGCCCGCGCGCAGGTTCAGCTCATCGACGAACTGCTGGACCTCAGCCGCATCATGGCCGGACGCGTCCGTCTGGACGTGCAGCGGCTCATGCTCGCAACGGTGGCGGAAGCCGCGGTCGAATCCGTGGAGCCCGCTGCCGCCGCCAAGAACATCCGGCTCGAAAAAGTGCTGGATCCGCAGGCCGGCCCCGTCTCCGGCGACCCGGCCCGCCTGCAGCAGGTGATCTGGAATCTCCTCTCCAACGCGATCAAGTTCACGCCCAAGGGCGGCCGCGTTCAGGTGCTGCTCGAACGCGTCAACTCGCATGTGGAGCTGACCGTGGCGGACACGGGCATCGGCATTCCGGCCGAGTTCCTGCCGCGCGTCTTCGACCGCTTCTCTCAGAACGACGCGTCGGCGAGCCGCAGCTACGGCGGCCTGGGTCTGGGACTGGCGATCGCCAAGCAGCTGGTGGAACTGCATGGCGGTACTCTCTCGGCGAGCAGCGCCGGCGAGAACCGCGGCGCCACGTTCGTCATCAAGCTTCCCCTCAGCATCGTTCTACCAAGCAATCCGCCGGAGGAACGCCTGCATCCTGCGCATCACACGGCGACCGAGATCAGCCTCCTGCCCATGCTCACGGGCGTGCGGTTGCTGGTGGTCGACGACGAGCCCGATGCGCGGGATCTCGCGAGGCGCGTGCTGGAGGGCCAGGGCGCCACCGTGCTCGCGGCATCCTCGGCGGAAGAGGCGCTCTCGACGCTGGAGAGCCAGGCCATCGACGTCCTGCTGAGCGACATCGGCATGCCGGGCATGGACGGCTACCAACTCATGCGGCGGGTGCGCTCCAGCGACGCCGCGTATCGGCGGATACCTTCCGTCGCCCTCACCGCCTTCGCGCGTTCGGAAGACCGCAAGAAGGCAATCCTCGCGGGCTATCACTCGCACATCTCCAAGCCGGTGGACATCGCCGAACTGGTGATCGTCGTGGCGTCGCTCATCGACCGGGCCGACGTGACCTGA
- a CDS encoding branched-chain amino acid ABC transporter permease, with product MNGPQLTENFLQALTAGILTGSLYGLMCVGLSVIFGVMRVINFAQGDFMMLGMYVAYYAFGWFTAQAVLGPEVAPYVAAVLAGPAVFLVGMGVHRLLVSRVTGMRSTALESGGHYAQLILTLGVALVLQNGGLYLFGSAPVSIATPLSSSAWAVGPLYGDLVEVFVNQGQTYAAVVAVIAVVAFGALMGHSRLGKSLRAAADNPEAAVYMGIDVERAHRLAFGFGVAMTAIGGGLLASGGPFQPYVGLEYVIVMYAGVVLGGLGSISGAFLGGLTIGLVQQLSTLVLPTQLQNTAIFVGFLLIILLRPEGLFGRSLRRT from the coding sequence GTGAACGGTCCGCAGCTCACCGAGAACTTCCTGCAGGCGCTCACGGCGGGCATCCTCACCGGAAGCCTCTATGGCCTCATGTGCGTGGGGCTCAGCGTGATCTTCGGGGTCATGCGCGTGATCAACTTCGCGCAGGGCGACTTCATGATGCTGGGGATGTACGTCGCCTATTACGCCTTCGGCTGGTTCACGGCGCAAGCCGTCCTCGGGCCGGAGGTCGCGCCGTATGTCGCGGCGGTGCTGGCGGGCCCCGCGGTGTTTCTCGTGGGCATGGGCGTCCACCGGCTGCTCGTGAGCCGCGTGACGGGGATGCGCAGCACGGCCCTGGAATCGGGCGGGCATTACGCTCAGCTCATCCTCACGCTGGGCGTGGCGCTCGTGCTGCAGAACGGCGGCCTGTATCTCTTCGGTTCGGCACCGGTGTCCATCGCGACACCGCTCTCGTCCAGCGCCTGGGCCGTCGGGCCCCTCTATGGCGATCTCGTGGAGGTGTTCGTCAATCAGGGCCAGACCTATGCGGCAGTGGTTGCCGTCATCGCGGTGGTGGCGTTCGGCGCGCTCATGGGCCACTCGCGTCTGGGCAAGTCGCTGCGCGCTGCGGCGGACAACCCCGAAGCGGCGGTGTACATGGGCATCGATGTGGAACGCGCGCACCGGCTGGCGTTCGGATTCGGTGTGGCCATGACAGCCATCGGCGGAGGACTGCTCGCATCGGGCGGGCCGTTCCAGCCTTACGTGGGCCTGGAGTACGTGATCGTGATGTACGCCGGCGTGGTGCTGGGCGGTCTGGGCAGCATCTCGGGGGCGTTCCTCGGCGGTCTCACCATCGGCCTCGTGCAGCAGTTGTCCACGCTCGTTCTGCCTACCCAATTGCAGAACACGGCGATCTTCGTGGGATTCCTCCTGATCATCCTGCTGCGCCCCGAGGGCCTGTTCGGCCGCTCGCTGCGCAGAACGTGA
- a CDS encoding MmgE/PrpD family protein → MTLPAEGIPDPSAQRPPSSSGASSDRPLARRIAESIASLDDSRLTPEVVDKVKICLLDFVGCAFESRDLSWSRQAVAVATDMAAHGSAIIGSSKTSTAFDAAFANAVMGHGLVREDMHSGSISHLGIVVMPALLALAGSSKVTGRAFINAAMAGYEVGGQIGRAVMDAAIARIHRPTGVTGPSAAAAAAARLLGLSVDATTSALALAANTPVGFNQWAHTGGSEMFFHAGYAARSALTAVRLAQAGAFASPSAYDGEAGLFASLGKRDNAARVRLFEGTPEILSVYHKPVPACNFAQTACQAALRIARDHQVAPERIERITIRVPRAGALYPGCDYSGPFEHILQAKMSIQYNVAAALIERSVSERNFLRLDDPVLARLLSITSLEIDDGMSQAYPGLQGGEVEIRDADGATRGVRLDDVVNATPSDVLARFRAAATEVVGEDAAHEIEQRVAALETADDVGAIVALFRGKAP, encoded by the coding sequence ATGACTCTCCCGGCGGAGGGCATTCCGGATCCGTCCGCGCAGCGTCCTCCCTCTTCTTCCGGCGCGAGTTCCGATCGGCCGCTTGCGCGGCGGATAGCGGAATCCATCGCATCTTTGGACGACTCCCGGCTCACGCCCGAGGTCGTCGACAAGGTCAAGATCTGTCTGCTGGACTTCGTGGGCTGCGCCTTCGAATCGCGCGATCTTTCCTGGAGCCGGCAGGCCGTCGCCGTGGCGACGGACATGGCCGCTCACGGCAGCGCGATCATCGGGTCCTCCAAGACGTCCACGGCGTTCGACGCCGCATTCGCCAACGCCGTGATGGGGCATGGCCTCGTCCGGGAAGACATGCACTCCGGCAGCATCAGCCACCTGGGCATCGTCGTGATGCCGGCGTTGCTGGCCCTGGCGGGGTCGTCGAAGGTGACGGGACGCGCCTTCATCAACGCCGCCATGGCGGGCTACGAGGTGGGCGGGCAGATCGGCCGCGCCGTGATGGATGCCGCGATCGCCCGCATCCACCGGCCCACCGGGGTGACGGGCCCGTCAGCTGCCGCTGCCGCCGCCGCAAGGCTGCTGGGACTGTCCGTCGACGCCACGACCAGCGCACTCGCGCTCGCCGCGAACACTCCGGTCGGATTCAATCAATGGGCCCACACCGGCGGCAGCGAGATGTTCTTCCACGCGGGGTACGCGGCACGCAGCGCGCTGACGGCCGTGCGGCTGGCGCAGGCCGGGGCGTTTGCCTCGCCCTCCGCCTACGACGGCGAAGCCGGACTGTTCGCCTCGCTGGGAAAGCGCGACAACGCCGCGCGGGTGCGGCTTTTCGAAGGCACTCCGGAGATCCTGTCGGTCTACCACAAGCCCGTGCCGGCCTGTAACTTCGCACAGACCGCCTGCCAGGCCGCACTGCGGATCGCCCGCGACCACCAGGTGGCGCCGGAGCGCATCGAGCGCATCACGATCCGCGTGCCCCGTGCCGGCGCGTTGTATCCCGGCTGCGACTACTCCGGCCCGTTCGAGCACATCCTGCAGGCCAAGATGAGCATCCAGTACAACGTGGCCGCTGCGCTCATCGAACGCAGTGTCTCGGAACGCAACTTCCTGAGGCTCGACGATCCCGTTCTGGCCCGGCTGCTGTCGATCACGTCGCTGGAGATCGACGACGGCATGTCTCAGGCGTACCCGGGACTCCAGGGGGGCGAGGTGGAGATACGGGATGCGGACGGCGCGACCCGGGGGGTTCGGCTGGACGACGTGGTGAACGCCACGCCGTCCGACGTGCTTGCGCGTTTCCGCGCGGCTGCCACCGAGGTGGTGGGCGAAGACGCCGCCCACGAGATCGAGCAGCGCGTCGCTGCGCTGGAGACTGCAGACGACGTCGGTGCCATCGTCGCGCTGTTCCGCGGCAAGGCCCCCTGA
- a CDS encoding PEP-CTERM sorting domain-containing protein: protein MVDLSANKSDIAAGKVSYDLNGWLGGWLAQTDTSRFSATFLSATDSVLGSAQIGPIAPGERNNETGLFFRETSGLLPTDTAKVKLELEMIRFSGGDNDGYADNLYFSVTAVPEPGTWAMLVAGLGALGAVARRRTR, encoded by the coding sequence ATGGTCGATCTGTCCGCCAACAAGAGCGACATCGCCGCAGGCAAGGTTTCGTACGACCTCAACGGCTGGCTCGGCGGCTGGCTCGCCCAGACCGACACCTCGCGCTTCTCCGCGACCTTCCTCAGTGCCACGGACAGCGTACTCGGTTCGGCCCAGATCGGCCCGATCGCGCCCGGCGAGCGCAACAACGAGACCGGTCTGTTCTTCCGCGAGACCTCCGGCCTGCTCCCCACCGACACAGCCAAGGTCAAACTGGAACTGGAGATGATCCGCTTCAGCGGTGGAGACAACGACGGCTATGCCGACAACCTCTACTTCTCCGTGACGGCCGTACCGGAGCCGGGCACGTGGGCGATGCTCGTCGCCGGCCTCGGCGCCTTGGGTGCCGTGGCTCGCCGGCGCACTCGTTGA
- a CDS encoding PEP-CTERM sorting domain-containing protein (PEP-CTERM proteins occur, often in large numbers, in the proteomes of bacteria that also encode an exosortase, a predicted intramembrane cysteine proteinase. The presence of a PEP-CTERM domain at a protein's C-terminus predicts cleavage within the sorting domain, followed by covalent anchoring to some some component of the (usually Gram-negative) cell surface. Many PEP-CTERM proteins exhibit an unusual sequence composition that includes large numbers of potential glycosylation sites. Expression of one such protein has been shown restore the ability of a bacterium to form floc, a type of biofilm.): MKIPALHGLAAVIALAASSTLSAAVLTFDDLGQDGIVPAHYGGLDWSAAGWFAFSLEQEPYTAHSGDVRVATDFAAQDQSSIVRFATPTRFDGAWFAGLNGATVTFQLYRDDVLVATSSTLDPGAAPAFLATGYEGLVDAFVVASPEHGSFVMDDVTFAPVPEPSEVALLALGISVLTLRAARGRRRSQTAR; this comes from the coding sequence TTGAAGATCCCGGCTCTGCACGGGCTCGCGGCCGTCATTGCGCTCGCCGCGAGCTCCACACTCTCCGCCGCCGTCCTGACATTCGACGATCTGGGCCAGGACGGCATCGTGCCGGCGCACTATGGCGGCCTCGACTGGTCTGCGGCCGGCTGGTTCGCCTTCTCGCTCGAGCAGGAGCCCTACACGGCGCACTCGGGTGACGTGCGTGTCGCCACCGATTTCGCTGCGCAGGATCAATCCAGCATCGTGCGTTTCGCCACACCGACGCGTTTCGACGGGGCATGGTTCGCAGGTCTGAACGGGGCGACGGTGACTTTCCAGCTCTATCGCGACGACGTGCTCGTGGCGACGTCTTCCACGCTGGATCCGGGAGCGGCACCTGCGTTCCTTGCCACCGGTTACGAAGGCCTCGTCGATGCGTTCGTCGTCGCCAGCCCGGAGCATGGCTCCTTCGTGATGGACGACGTGACGTTCGCTCCGGTTCCGGAACCTTCCGAGGTCGCACTCCTCGCGCTGGGCATTTCGGTGCTCACGCTGCGGGCGGCCCGCGGACGCCGGCGTTCACAAACGGCGCGCTGA
- a CDS encoding branched-chain amino acid ABC transporter ATP-binding protein/permease yields MPRQTLAILAFCVLYAVATAFAENSYHQLILTVVPVWAVMGLAWNLLSGYSGFVSFGHAAFFGLGAYFVALAQLLWGWSPWFTVPGAAVVGGAAGLIVGLPTFRLRGHYFALAMLAYPLALLYVFEWLGYQELTVPMERERPAAFMQFEDHRIYAWLALALMAGAMILTAAMERSRFGMSLVAIKQDEAAAEAAGIRTLRWKLKAITLSGAMAGLIGGFYAVVLLVVTPAAVFGMLVSAQALIVTMFGGVGTVWGPVIGAVVLVPLSEILQARLGNVIPGIQGVVYGIAIIGVMLLAPEGVFWKAKDLYGKRRTVSAGDAPAQRSAPPAATAIRRTDSALEDRAVVLEARGLSRAFGGLKAVQDVTLEVYRGEILGIIGPNGAGKTTLFNLLNGFIAPDTGRVVFQGQDITGRKPYEICEAGVGRTFQVVRPFRRMTVLENVTVGAYVRSATDLQAVAIARDALDKVGLRDASDRLAGSLSNRELRLLEIARALAGRPSLMLLDETLAGLGATDVESVTSVVRRLADEGLTIVIIEHTMQAMVKLVDRFVVLDHGAVLTSGKPAEVTRDPVVIDAYLGKRWRQADA; encoded by the coding sequence ATGCCGCGGCAGACACTGGCGATACTCGCGTTCTGCGTTCTGTACGCGGTCGCGACCGCCTTCGCGGAGAACTCCTACCACCAGCTCATCCTGACCGTCGTGCCAGTCTGGGCGGTGATGGGGCTCGCCTGGAATCTGCTGAGCGGCTACAGCGGCTTCGTGTCGTTCGGACACGCGGCTTTCTTCGGCCTGGGCGCGTACTTCGTGGCGCTGGCCCAACTGCTGTGGGGCTGGTCACCCTGGTTTACCGTTCCCGGCGCGGCGGTCGTGGGTGGCGCCGCAGGACTGATCGTGGGCCTGCCCACGTTCCGTCTGCGCGGCCACTACTTTGCGCTGGCCATGCTGGCCTATCCGCTGGCGTTGCTGTACGTGTTCGAGTGGCTCGGCTATCAGGAGCTGACCGTGCCCATGGAACGCGAGCGGCCCGCTGCCTTCATGCAGTTCGAGGACCACCGCATCTATGCGTGGCTCGCGCTCGCGCTGATGGCGGGCGCCATGATCCTGACGGCAGCGATGGAACGCTCGCGCTTCGGCATGTCGCTCGTCGCCATCAAGCAGGACGAGGCCGCGGCGGAGGCGGCGGGTATCCGCACGCTGCGCTGGAAACTCAAGGCCATCACCTTGAGTGGCGCCATGGCCGGGTTGATCGGCGGCTTCTACGCGGTCGTGTTGCTCGTCGTCACGCCGGCCGCGGTGTTCGGCATGCTGGTCTCCGCACAGGCGCTGATCGTCACCATGTTCGGTGGAGTGGGGACGGTATGGGGACCGGTGATCGGCGCCGTGGTCCTGGTTCCTCTGAGCGAGATCCTGCAGGCACGGCTGGGCAACGTCATTCCGGGGATCCAGGGCGTCGTGTACGGAATCGCGATCATCGGGGTCATGCTGCTCGCACCCGAGGGCGTGTTCTGGAAGGCGAAGGATCTGTACGGAAAGCGGCGAACGGTCTCTGCCGGTGACGCCCCAGCGCAGAGGAGCGCGCCGCCGGCCGCCACGGCGATCCGTCGCACCGATTCGGCCCTCGAGGACCGTGCCGTGGTGCTGGAAGCCCGCGGACTGTCCCGTGCCTTCGGCGGTCTGAAGGCGGTGCAGGACGTGACGCTCGAGGTGTATCGCGGCGAGATCCTGGGCATCATCGGCCCGAACGGCGCGGGCAAGACGACGCTGTTCAATCTGCTCAACGGCTTCATCGCCCCGGATACCGGGCGTGTGGTCTTCCAGGGGCAGGACATCACCGGCCGCAAGCCGTACGAGATCTGCGAAGCGGGCGTGGGCCGCACGTTCCAGGTGGTCCGGCCCTTCCGCCGCATGACGGTGCTGGAGAACGTGACCGTGGGGGCCTATGTCCGGAGCGCAACCGACCTTCAGGCCGTCGCCATCGCAAGGGATGCGCTCGACAAGGTGGGACTGCGCGACGCCTCCGACAGACTGGCAGGAAGCCTGTCCAACCGGGAACTGCGCCTGCTGGAGATCGCCCGGGCGCTGGCCGGAAGACCGTCCCTGATGCTGCTCGACGAAACGCTGGCCGGCCTGGGCGCCACGGACGTGGAATCCGTGACATCCGTCGTGCGGCGGCTCGCGGACGAAGGACTCACGATCGTGATCATCGAGCACACCATGCAAGCCATGGTGAAGCTGGTCGATCGCTTCGTCGTGCTCGACCACGGCGCGGTGCTGACTTCCGGAAAGCCGGCGGAGGTGACCCGGGATCCCGTGGTGATCGATGCCTATCTCGGCAAGCGCTGGAGGCAGGCCGATGCTTGA
- a CDS encoding phospholipase C, phosphocholine-specific, which yields MTSQDRRQFLGSMIHAGAAGIALTAFPPAIQRALAIPANVRTGTIQDVEHIVILMQENRAFDHYFGSLNGVRGFADPFPIPVPDSTRITGKTVWSQPSSSGPNSRAPVIVPFRANTVANFALMRISGTPHSWSDAQAAWDHGRMSKWPAAKGNHSLAYFNGEDMPFQYALANAFTLCDAYHCSAQTGTNPNRLFLWTGTNDGLATGNGPTTYNDYDWFDTDNGDGGYTWTTYPERLEAAGISWQVYENMSDNFTDNPLAGFHAYRDAWFQRPGYSQALRDRGVSTRDLDKLREDVLANKLPQVSWIVATAEGSEHPGPSSPAQGADYTARVLDALTSNPEVWSKTVLFINFDENDGFFDHVPPPAPPSYLAWDADPAKAVLAGATTADATGEYHEVLVPYHNNGTEQALLHRPYGLGPRVPMYVVSPWSKGGWVNSEVFDHTSVLSFIERRFGVRETNVTAWRRAVCGDLTSTFNFADPDDRAFFESLPKTLELATRARALVGQRAPLPPTTPVMPVQADGPRPSRALPYELHAHCRITPDRTRVGATNVQIVFENTGNATAVFHVYNRLDLAAIPRRYTVEPGRKLQGAWTPASSGAYDLWVLGPNGFHRHFVGNARRVAAAAQANPEVIVSYNKSYGDLVIDLVNSGSVPCTFVVEATRYFSDPAATHTVPARSQQRIYRSLNDSGRWYDFTVKVQGQAEYRRRVAGRLENGLPSISDPTMSGPAVQDR from the coding sequence ATGACGTCTCAAGACCGCCGACAGTTCCTCGGCTCCATGATTCACGCGGGCGCGGCCGGAATCGCGCTCACGGCGTTTCCTCCCGCGATCCAGCGCGCTCTCGCGATTCCCGCCAACGTCCGCACCGGCACGATCCAGGACGTGGAACACATCGTGATCCTGATGCAGGAGAACCGCGCGTTCGATCACTATTTCGGATCGCTCAACGGCGTTCGCGGTTTCGCAGACCCGTTCCCGATACCGGTCCCGGACTCCACTCGCATCACCGGCAAGACCGTCTGGTCGCAACCCAGTTCGTCGGGACCCAACTCCCGTGCCCCCGTGATCGTTCCGTTCCGCGCCAACACGGTCGCCAATTTCGCGCTGATGCGCATCAGCGGCACGCCCCATTCGTGGAGCGACGCGCAGGCCGCATGGGATCACGGCCGCATGAGCAAGTGGCCTGCCGCCAAGGGCAACCACTCGCTGGCGTACTTCAACGGCGAGGACATGCCGTTCCAGTACGCCCTGGCCAATGCCTTCACCCTGTGCGATGCCTACCACTGTTCCGCGCAGACCGGCACGAACCCGAACCGGCTATTCCTGTGGACCGGCACGAACGACGGTCTGGCGACGGGCAACGGACCAACCACGTACAACGACTACGACTGGTTCGATACGGACAACGGAGACGGCGGCTACACCTGGACGACCTACCCGGAACGTCTCGAGGCCGCCGGCATCTCGTGGCAGGTCTACGAGAACATGTCCGACAACTTCACGGACAACCCCCTGGCCGGCTTTCACGCGTATCGCGATGCCTGGTTCCAGCGGCCCGGCTACTCGCAGGCGTTGCGCGACCGTGGCGTGAGCACCCGCGACCTCGACAAGCTGCGTGAGGATGTCCTCGCGAACAAGCTGCCGCAGGTCTCGTGGATCGTCGCCACGGCCGAGGGCTCGGAGCATCCTGGCCCCTCCAGCCCAGCCCAGGGCGCCGACTACACGGCCAGGGTGCTGGATGCGCTCACCTCCAATCCGGAGGTGTGGAGCAAGACGGTGCTGTTCATCAACTTCGACGAGAACGACGGCTTCTTCGACCACGTGCCGCCGCCGGCCCCGCCGTCCTATCTGGCTTGGGATGCGGATCCGGCCAAGGCGGTGCTTGCGGGGGCCACGACGGCCGACGCCACGGGCGAGTATCACGAAGTGCTGGTCCCGTATCACAACAACGGCACCGAGCAGGCCCTGCTGCACCGCCCCTATGGTCTTGGACCGCGCGTGCCCATGTATGTCGTCTCGCCCTGGTCCAAGGGCGGCTGGGTGAACTCGGAGGTCTTCGATCACACGTCGGTCCTGAGCTTCATCGAGCGCCGGTTCGGCGTGCGCGAGACGAACGTGACCGCGTGGCGTCGCGCCGTTTGCGGCGATCTCACCTCCACGTTCAACTTCGCGGATCCGGACGACCGCGCCTTCTTCGAGTCGTTGCCCAAGACGCTGGAACTGGCGACACGGGCCCGGGCGCTCGTCGGGCAGCGGGCACCGTTGCCGCCCACGACGCCGGTGATGCCGGTGCAGGCCGACGGTCCGCGGCCTTCCCGTGCCCTGCCCTACGAATTGCACGCCCATTGCCGCATCACTCCCGACCGGACGCGGGTCGGGGCGACGAACGTGCAGATCGTGTTCGAGAACACGGGCAATGCGACAGCCGTGTTCCACGTCTACAACCGGCTGGATCTGGCGGCAATCCCGCGCCGTTACACGGTCGAGCCAGGCCGGAAATTGCAGGGCGCATGGACGCCGGCATCGAGCGGCGCCTATGACCTGTGGGTGTTGGGACCGAACGGTTTCCATCGGCACTTCGTCGGCAATGCCCGGCGCGTGGCGGCTGCCGCCCAGGCCAACCCCGAAGTGATCGTCAGCTACAACAAGAGCTACGGCGATCTGGTGATCGATCTCGTCAACAGCGGCAGCGTGCCCTGCACGTTCGTGGTCGAGGCGACGCGCTACTTTTCGGATCCCGCGGCGACACACACCGTGCCGGCACGTTCACAGCAGCGGATCTACCGCTCGCTCAACGACAGCGGCCGCTGGTACGACTTCACCGTGAAGGTCCAGGGCCAGGCGGAGTACCGCCGCCGGGTGGCCGGCCGGCTGGAGAACGGGCTGCCTTCCATCAGCGATCCCACCATGTCCGGCCCGGCGGTACAGGACCGGTAG